The following are from one region of the Eubacterium sp. MSJ-33 genome:
- the ispD gene encoding 2-C-methyl-D-erythritol 4-phosphate cytidylyltransferase, translating into MVTAIVLAAGVGSRMKSERAKQFLEVAGHEVLYYSLRTFDEHPEVDAIVLVTKEEFAEHCRKELVERYQFAKVQNICIGGKERYDSVYQGLSAIETEENDIVLIHDGARPFVTAGMISASIACARECGACTVGVPAKDTIKIVDADRYGTETPERKFVYQIQTPQTFQVPLLRRAYEMMYEAKRNGDNRNITDDTMLVEQYTGTRCKVVEGAYENIKITTPEDMAIAEIFVEKTLKKI; encoded by the coding sequence ATGGTAACAGCGATTGTGCTTGCGGCAGGGGTTGGCAGCCGCATGAAAAGTGAAAGAGCAAAGCAGTTTCTGGAAGTTGCAGGACATGAGGTACTGTATTATTCGTTGCGGACGTTCGATGAACATCCCGAAGTGGACGCGATTGTGCTTGTGACGAAGGAGGAGTTTGCAGAGCACTGCCGGAAAGAACTGGTGGAACGGTATCAGTTTGCGAAGGTTCAGAATATCTGTATCGGTGGAAAAGAACGTTATGATTCCGTTTATCAGGGGCTGTCAGCAATTGAAACAGAAGAAAATGATATTGTGTTGATTCATGATGGCGCGCGCCCGTTTGTGACTGCAGGAATGATATCGGCGTCAATAGCATGTGCAAGAGAATGCGGCGCGTGCACGGTTGGCGTTCCTGCAAAGGATACGATTAAGATTGTGGATGCAGATCGATACGGAACGGAGACTCCGGAAAGAAAATTTGTATACCAGATTCAGACACCGCAGACATTTCAAGTACCGTTGCTTCGCCGCGCTTATGAAATGATGTACGAGGCAAAAAGGAACGGCGATAACCGCAATATAACGGATGACACGATGCTTGTAGAACAATATACAGGGACACGTTGTAAGGTGGTAGAGGGTGCGTATGAAAACATCAAAATTACGACACCGGAGGACATGGCAATCGCGGAAATCTTTGTCGAAAAAACTTTGAAAAAAATTTAA
- the tsaD gene encoding tRNA (adenosine(37)-N6)-threonylcarbamoyltransferase complex transferase subunit TsaD, with amino-acid sequence MSTTILSIESSCDETAAAIVVDGREVKSNIIYSQIELHKLYGGVVPEIASRKHVEKVNQVIRAAIGEAHVGWDDIDAVAVTYGPGLVGALLVGVSAAKAVAYAKNKPLVGVHHIEGHIAANYIEHPDLEPPFMCMVASGGHSHLVYVKNYTTFEIVGRTRDDAAGEAFDKVARAIGLGYPGGPKIDKLAKEGNKEAIHFPRAFMEDAPYDFSFSGLKSAVLNYLNGCEMKHQEINRADVAASFQQAVVDVLTDNSVRAAKAYGCKKLSLAGGVASNSSLRENMQRVAAEQGLQFYYPSPIFCTDNAAMIGVAGYHNYMAGIRDGLDLNAIPNLKIGERR; translated from the coding sequence ATGAGTACAACAATACTTTCAATTGAATCATCCTGTGATGAGACGGCAGCGGCAATTGTTGTCGATGGACGAGAAGTAAAATCCAATATTATCTATTCACAGATTGAATTGCACAAACTGTATGGCGGAGTCGTGCCGGAAATCGCATCGCGGAAGCATGTGGAGAAAGTCAATCAGGTGATCCGAGCAGCAATCGGGGAAGCACATGTCGGATGGGATGATATTGATGCTGTTGCAGTGACTTATGGACCGGGGCTGGTTGGTGCGCTTTTGGTTGGCGTGAGTGCGGCAAAGGCAGTTGCTTATGCAAAGAACAAGCCACTCGTTGGTGTGCATCATATCGAGGGGCATATTGCGGCAAATTATATTGAACACCCGGACTTAGAACCGCCATTTATGTGTATGGTAGCTTCAGGTGGACATTCTCATCTGGTGTATGTGAAGAACTATACGACGTTTGAGATCGTAGGACGTACAAGGGATGATGCAGCGGGCGAGGCATTTGACAAGGTTGCACGTGCAATCGGACTTGGATATCCGGGTGGACCAAAGATTGATAAGCTTGCAAAAGAGGGCAATAAAGAAGCAATTCATTTCCCACGTGCATTTATGGAAGATGCGCCATATGATTTTTCTTTTAGCGGGTTAAAATCCGCAGTGTTAAATTATCTGAATGGATGTGAGATGAAGCACCAGGAGATTAACCGGGCAGATGTGGCTGCTTCGTTCCAGCAGGCAGTTGTAGATGTATTGACCGATAACTCAGTGCGCGCAGCAAAGGCATATGGCTGCAAGAAACTGTCACTAGCCGGAGGTGTGGCATCGAACAGCTCACTGCGGGAGAATATGCAGCGCGTAGCAGCAGAGCAGGGATTGCAGTTTTATTATCCATCGCCAATTTTTTGTACAGATAATGCGGCGATGATTGGTGTAGCGGGTTATCACAATTATATGGCAGGCATCCGTGATGGATTGGATCTGAACGCGATACCGAACTTAAAGATTGGGGAACGCAGATAA
- a CDS encoding DUF6715 family protein yields MAKNKKKEVTIKGIIVAVLLVVLVLWYFNYLNDRSSIRRSESQKTEVEALMEYDMTAEYPKTPRDVAKLHNRYFKAFYGQKLTDDELDSMNKKVRQLYCTDLLVANPESDSLTNLQKDIEAVKKQGYTYKMCELPEASQVQYFTKDGKDMALLEVCITINTGDNLGYFYRQYAMVKENDRWKIYGWTESQLPSGSVTTQAGMTE; encoded by the coding sequence ATGGCGAAAAATAAGAAAAAAGAAGTGACAATTAAAGGCATAATTGTGGCGGTATTGCTGGTTGTACTGGTGCTTTGGTATTTCAACTATTTGAACGATCGTTCTTCCATCCGGCGAAGCGAATCGCAGAAGACGGAAGTGGAAGCATTGATGGAATATGATATGACAGCGGAATACCCGAAGACACCACGGGATGTAGCAAAGCTGCACAATCGTTATTTTAAGGCCTTTTACGGACAGAAACTGACGGATGATGAGCTGGATTCTATGAACAAAAAGGTGCGGCAGTTGTATTGTACCGATTTGCTCGTAGCGAACCCGGAGAGCGATAGCCTGACGAATTTGCAGAAAGATATCGAAGCGGTAAAGAAACAGGGTTACACATACAAGATGTGCGAGCTTCCGGAGGCAAGCCAGGTACAGTATTTTACGAAAGATGGAAAAGATATGGCGCTGTTGGAGGTGTGCATTACAATCAATACCGGTGACAATCTGGGCTATTTTTACCGGCAGTATGCCATGGTCAAGGAAAATGACCGGTGGAAGATTTACGGCTGGACAGAATCCCAGTTACCAAGTGGCTCTGTGACTACGCAGGCAGGGATGACGGAGTGA
- a CDS encoding ribonuclease Z, which yields MLELCLLGTGGMLPLPYRALTSLMVRYNGSSILIDCGEGTQNQIRLQGWSFKPIDVICITHFHADHISGLPGMLLTMGNAERTEPLTMIGPKGLERVVNSLRVIAPELPFEIKFIELEQPEEVIEICGLRIRAFRVNHRVICYGYNIELDRAGKFDALRARELGLPVQYWSLLQKGENVDFEGNIYTSDMVMGKPRKGLKVTYCTDTRPVDAIVQCAKDADLFICEGMYGEEEKLSKAKEHKHMMMREAAELAKDAQVTEMWLTHYSPATNRPKEFEEMVQAIFPRSYIAKDRTEMVLNFEED from the coding sequence ATGTTAGAGTTGTGTTTGCTTGGAACAGGTGGCATGCTGCCGCTTCCATATCGGGCGTTGACCTCACTGATGGTGCGGTATAACGGAAGCAGTATCCTGATCGACTGCGGTGAGGGTACACAAAATCAAATACGTTTGCAGGGCTGGAGTTTCAAACCGATTGATGTGATTTGTATCACGCATTTTCATGCGGATCATATCAGTGGACTTCCGGGTATGCTTCTGACGATGGGGAATGCCGAGCGGACAGAACCTTTGACGATGATTGGCCCAAAAGGATTGGAACGGGTGGTGAATTCACTTCGGGTTATCGCGCCGGAACTTCCGTTTGAGATAAAATTTATTGAGTTAGAGCAGCCGGAGGAAGTAATCGAGATCTGTGGTTTGCGTATTCGGGCATTTCGCGTGAACCATCGTGTGATTTGTTATGGGTATAATATTGAACTTGACCGTGCAGGTAAATTCGATGCCTTACGTGCCAGAGAGTTGGGACTTCCGGTACAGTATTGGAGCCTGCTGCAAAAGGGTGAGAATGTGGATTTTGAAGGGAATATTTATACGAGCGATATGGTTATGGGAAAGCCGCGTAAGGGCTTGAAAGTTACTTATTGCACAGATACCCGGCCGGTAGATGCGATTGTGCAATGTGCAAAAGATGCGGATTTATTTATCTGTGAGGGCATGTATGGTGAGGAAGAGAAGCTTTCCAAAGCGAAGGAACATAAGCATATGATGATGCGGGAGGCAGCGGAACTTGCGAAAGACGCACAGGTGACGGAGATGTGGCTGACACATTACAGTCCGGCAACCAACCGCCCGAAGGAGTTTGAAGAAATGGTGCAGGCGATATTTCCGAGAAGCTATATTGCGAAGGACCGTACAGAGATGGTTTTGAATTTTGAAGAGGATTGA
- the rimI gene encoding ribosomal protein S18-alanine N-acetyltransferase, whose translation MKIQYYNCTIAECVTKDCEAESKILSGQMAENAQAMSVRAERYDLTIAAHEVAQMEVDSFADAWTEAMVADSLAQSYNHLWIVENDAGTPCGYLLANILGDETELLRVAVNPESRKDGIGQMLMEAYLSFVQRGSMRGLLEVRHGNIAAKCLYEKNGYHLLAVRKKYYKHPDEDADIYEIIFTENGE comes from the coding sequence TTGAAGATTCAATATTACAATTGCACAATTGCAGAATGTGTAACGAAGGACTGTGAAGCGGAATCGAAAATCTTGTCCGGACAGATGGCAGAAAATGCCCAGGCGATGTCCGTACGGGCGGAAAGATATGATTTGACGATTGCTGCACATGAAGTGGCACAGATGGAAGTTGACTCGTTTGCGGATGCTTGGACAGAGGCGATGGTGGCGGATTCCCTTGCACAAAGTTACAATCATCTGTGGATTGTAGAGAACGATGCGGGAACACCTTGTGGTTATTTGCTTGCGAATATACTTGGTGATGAGACGGAATTGCTGAGGGTAGCAGTCAATCCGGAAAGCCGGAAGGATGGAATCGGACAGATGCTGATGGAGGCATATCTTTCGTTTGTGCAGAGGGGTTCTATGCGCGGCCTGTTGGAAGTGCGTCATGGAAATATTGCAGCAAAGTGTTTATATGAGAAGAATGGATATCATTTGCTTGCTGTCAGGAAAAAATATTATAAGCATCCGGATGAGGATGCGGATATCTATGAGATAATATTTACAGAAAACGGAGAATAG
- the tsaB gene encoding tRNA (adenosine(37)-N6)-threonylcarbamoyltransferase complex dimerization subunit type 1 TsaB yields MKILGIDSSGMVASVALVEDNLLVAEYSVNYKKTHSQTLLPMLDEIVKMTELDLNTIDAIAVAAGPGSFTGLRIGAATVKGLGMALEKPVISVPTCHGLAYNLWGSDKLICPIMDARRSQVYTGIYEFTTDGMQVFLDQSAMDIRVLAEKLNAMEREVIFLGDGCPVYASVLTECMQVPYTYAPAHLNRQRASAVASLGKEYFKQGKAEPADDLIPIYLRKSQAEREREEKLAAEGQA; encoded by the coding sequence ATGAAAATCTTAGGTATTGACAGTTCCGGCATGGTGGCAAGTGTGGCGCTTGTCGAGGATAACCTGCTGGTAGCAGAATATTCGGTAAATTATAAGAAGACGCATTCACAGACTTTACTCCCGATGTTGGATGAGATTGTGAAGATGACAGAGTTAGACTTGAATACGATTGATGCCATCGCGGTTGCGGCGGGACCGGGATCTTTTACCGGGCTTCGGATTGGCGCGGCGACTGTGAAAGGTCTGGGAATGGCGCTTGAAAAGCCGGTGATATCGGTGCCGACCTGCCATGGGCTTGCGTATAATCTGTGGGGCAGCGATAAGCTGATCTGCCCGATTATGGATGCGAGAAGAAGTCAGGTTTATACAGGCATATATGAATTTACGACGGATGGCATGCAGGTGTTTCTGGATCAGTCTGCAATGGATATCCGGGTGCTTGCGGAGAAGTTAAATGCGATGGAACGCGAAGTCATCTTTCTTGGAGATGGCTGCCCGGTATATGCATCGGTGCTTACAGAATGTATGCAGGTGCCATATACATATGCACCGGCACATTTGAACCGCCAGCGTGCGTCAGCGGTTGCAAGCCTTGGCAAGGAGTATTTTAAGCAGGGCAAGGCAGAACCGGCAGATGATCTGATTCCGATTTATCTGCGCAAATCTCAGGCAGAGCGGGAACGTGAAGAGAAGCTTGCGGCAGAGGGACAGGCATAG
- the tsaE gene encoding tRNA (adenosine(37)-N6)-threonylcarbamoyltransferase complex ATPase subunit type 1 TsaE, which produces MEKVFKKESFSPEETFAIGKELAEQAKPGEVYCLYGDLGCGKTVFSQGFGAGLGVTEPISSPTFTILKEYDEGRMPFYHFDVYRIGSDDEMDEIGYYEAVDGEGVCLIEWAELIYDILPMRYKKVTIQKDVEKGFDYRTITVEEITR; this is translated from the coding sequence GTGGAAAAGGTATTTAAGAAGGAAAGTTTTAGCCCGGAGGAGACCTTTGCAATCGGCAAAGAACTGGCAGAACAGGCGAAGCCGGGTGAGGTGTATTGCCTGTATGGAGATCTTGGCTGTGGCAAGACGGTATTCTCACAGGGCTTTGGTGCAGGGCTTGGTGTGACAGAGCCGATCAGCAGTCCGACATTTACGATATTGAAGGAGTATGACGAAGGTCGTATGCCGTTTTACCATTTCGATGTCTATCGGATTGGCAGTGATGATGAGATGGACGAGATTGGTTATTATGAAGCAGTCGACGGTGAAGGTGTCTGCCTGATTGAATGGGCGGAGCTGATCTATGACATATTGCCGATGAGATATAAGAAAGTGACAATCCAAAAAGATGTCGAAAAAGGGTTCGACTATCGAACGATTACGGTTGAGGAGATAACGAGATGA
- a CDS encoding YcxB family protein has product MTEAKTKSVNMTFPALFSYVMNTNYRSMSGILGLVLSLGAIVMLVIGWNTTSGRQKAIFIIVALMFTVINPLSLAFKTFKQLKTSPSYKQPLVYTFSDDGIGVSQGEEHMNLEWKGVYRLLMTKYMLAVYTNRMHAFVIPLDQLGDDKGKILASVVNFTAGYKPRVSRSLKRYQSGKGI; this is encoded by the coding sequence ATGACAGAAGCAAAGACGAAAAGTGTAAATATGACATTTCCGGCATTGTTTAGTTATGTAATGAATACAAACTATCGAAGCATGAGTGGAATATTAGGGTTGGTGTTGAGTTTGGGTGCGATAGTGATGCTTGTGATCGGCTGGAATACGACATCAGGCAGACAGAAAGCAATTTTTATTATCGTGGCCTTGATGTTTACCGTGATTAATCCTCTTTCGCTTGCATTCAAGACATTTAAGCAGTTGAAGACAAGCCCTTCATATAAGCAGCCGCTTGTTTATACATTCAGTGATGATGGAATCGGTGTGTCACAGGGCGAAGAACATATGAATCTTGAGTGGAAGGGCGTGTATCGTCTGCTTATGACAAAATACATGCTGGCAGTTTATACAAACCGGATGCACGCGTTTGTAATTCCGCTCGACCAACTGGGTGATGACAAGGGTAAGATTCTGGCATCGGTGGTGAATTTTACTGCCGGATATAAGCCGAGGGTCAGCAGAAGTTTGAAGAGGTATCAAAGTGGAAAAGGTATTTAA
- a CDS encoding deoxycytidylate deaminase yields MKRSDYITWDQYFMGIAIMSANRSKDPNTQVGACIVDQDNRILTVGYNGMPSGCNDDEMPWDREGEGMASKYFFVCHAELNAILNYRGGGTLRGSRCYVTLFPCNECAKAIIQAGIKEVIYMSDKYADSDSTMASKKMFEMAGVKYTEYENQHKKIEFEL; encoded by the coding sequence ATGAAACGTAGTGATTATATTACATGGGATCAATATTTTATGGGAATCGCAATCATGTCTGCGAATCGTAGCAAAGATCCGAACACTCAGGTGGGAGCCTGTATCGTGGATCAGGATAACCGGATTTTAACGGTAGGCTACAATGGTATGCCGTCCGGGTGTAATGATGATGAGATGCCATGGGATCGGGAAGGCGAAGGAATGGCGAGTAAATATTTCTTTGTCTGTCATGCGGAATTAAATGCGATTCTGAATTACCGTGGAGGAGGCACATTGCGTGGCTCACGTTGCTATGTAACCTTGTTCCCGTGCAATGAATGTGCGAAGGCGATCATTCAGGCAGGCATCAAAGAAGTGATTTATATGTCGGATAAATATGCGGATTCGGATAGTACGATGGCATCAAAGAAGATGTTCGAGATGGCGGGCGTCAAATATACCGAGTACGAGAATCAGCATAAAAAGATTGAATTTGAATTATAA
- a CDS encoding homoserine dehydrogenase gives MINIAVLGYGTVGSGVVEVINKNHASINKRAGQEVNIKYVLDLRDFPGDPVEKVLVHDYNVIVNDPEVKIIVEVMGGIKPAYDFTKQALEAGKSVCTSNKELVAAHGAELLAIAKANNVNFLFEASVGGGIPIIRPLNQSLTADEITEITGILNGTTNYILSKMTDEGKSFEEVLKRAQEKGYAERNPEADVEGYDACRKIAILTSLALGKQVDYRDIYTEGITKITKTDIEYAKALHASIKLLGTSKWETDGKIYSMVAPFMIDSDHPLGHVNGVFNGIFVNGNMLGDTMFYGKGAGKLPTASAVVADVVDAVKHQGTNIMTIWEQDKVELGDRTNFTCRFFVRVADTTSRETVERVFGDVEYVTLADVSGEYAFLTEKLTEGAFEGKSKQIDMIMRIRTAL, from the coding sequence ATGATTAACATTGCAGTGCTTGGCTACGGTACAGTAGGTTCCGGAGTAGTAGAGGTAATCAACAAAAATCACGCAAGTATCAACAAGCGTGCCGGACAGGAGGTAAACATCAAGTATGTCCTTGATTTGAGAGACTTCCCCGGCGATCCGGTTGAGAAGGTTCTTGTGCATGATTACAATGTGATTGTGAATGATCCGGAAGTGAAAATTATCGTAGAGGTAATGGGAGGCATTAAGCCGGCGTATGATTTTACGAAGCAGGCATTAGAGGCAGGCAAGAGTGTTTGTACTTCCAACAAAGAGTTAGTTGCAGCACATGGTGCAGAGCTTCTGGCAATCGCAAAGGCTAACAATGTAAACTTCCTGTTTGAGGCAAGCGTTGGCGGTGGAATTCCTATCATTCGTCCACTCAATCAGTCTCTGACCGCAGATGAGATTACAGAGATTACCGGTATATTAAATGGTACAACAAACTATATTCTGTCTAAGATGACAGACGAAGGCAAGTCTTTTGAAGAAGTGCTGAAGCGTGCACAGGAGAAGGGTTATGCGGAACGTAATCCGGAGGCAGATGTGGAAGGTTATGATGCCTGTCGTAAGATTGCAATCCTGACATCCCTTGCATTAGGTAAGCAGGTAGACTACCGTGATATTTATACAGAAGGCATCACGAAGATTACAAAGACTGATATTGAATATGCAAAGGCATTGCATGCAAGTATCAAGCTCCTCGGTACAAGCAAGTGGGAAACAGATGGAAAGATTTATTCGATGGTAGCACCGTTTATGATCGACAGCGATCATCCGTTAGGACATGTCAATGGCGTGTTCAACGGTATTTTCGTAAATGGAAATATGCTCGGTGATACGATGTTCTATGGCAAGGGCGCAGGCAAACTTCCGACAGCAAGTGCGGTTGTAGCTGATGTGGTAGATGCTGTGAAGCATCAGGGCACAAACATCATGACAATTTGGGAGCAGGATAAGGTCGAACTTGGTGACAGAACAAACTTCACGTGTCGATTCTTTGTCCGCGTGGCAGACACAACATCTAGGGAGACAGTTGAGAGGGTCTTCGGTGATGTAGAGTATGTGACACTTGCAGATGTAAGCGGTGAATATGCATTCCTGACAGAGAAACTGACGGAAGGCGCATTTGAGGGGAAGAGCAAGCAGATTGACATGATTATGCGCATCCGTACTGCATTATAA
- a CDS encoding chemotaxis protein CheW has translation MAVTKYIVFRLNDQKYSMKLSKINGIEYVYHVVPVPMGPACIKGIIHLRNEVIPVFSLKRLFDMPEETVETQLLITETHGMKLAIEVDTVLGIVNVEEEDIKQIPMVVHTEETGYLEDVVRLTLPESDQEEIVISIAVDTLMSDHEFGQIENALEKEMSGK, from the coding sequence ATGGCAGTGACGAAGTACATAGTGTTTCGATTGAATGATCAAAAATATAGCATGAAGCTGTCGAAGATCAATGGCATAGAGTATGTATATCATGTGGTACCCGTGCCGATGGGACCTGCATGCATCAAAGGAATTATTCATCTTAGAAATGAAGTGATACCTGTATTTAGCTTGAAGCGGTTGTTTGATATGCCGGAGGAGACGGTGGAGACGCAGCTTTTGATCACGGAGACACATGGTATGAAACTTGCGATTGAGGTGGACACCGTGCTCGGAATTGTGAATGTAGAGGAAGAGGACATTAAACAGATTCCGATGGTAGTACATACAGAGGAAACCGGATATTTAGAGGATGTTGTAAGATTGACTCTGCCGGAATCCGATCAAGAGGAAATCGTGATCAGCATCGCGGTTGACACATTGATGTCCGATCATGAATTTGGACAGATTGAAAACGCATTAGAAAAGGAGATGAGCGGAAAATGA
- the prfB gene encoding peptide chain release factor 2 (programmed frameshift) translates to MIELDQFRYTLNEYKTPLAEVRDSLDIAGKQLRIRQLEPMLEQPGFWDDVEHSQQVMKELKNLKDTIEEFDALSTQYEDIGTLIEMAEEENDAGLIDEIAAELASFEEKFEEFRIDTLLSEEYDANNAIVTIHAGVGGTEACDWAQMLYRMYTRFAEKKGFSVEVLDYLDGEEAGIKSVTFRVNGLHAYGYLKSEKGVHRLVRISPFNAAGKRQTSFAAVDVMPELDDSIQVEINPDDLRIDTYRSSGAGGQHINKTSSAIRITHIPTGIVVQCQNERSQHSNKDTAMKMLNAKLFMMKEEENKAKLAGIRGEVTDNGWGSQIRNYVLQPYTMVKDARTGFECTNAQAVLDGGIDGFISAYLKWINTKEKTE, encoded by the exons GTGATAGAGTTAGATCAGTTTCGATATACTTTAAATGAATACAAAACTCCACTTGCGGAAGTGAGGGATTCACTT GACATCGCTGGTAAGCAGTTACGCATCAGGCAGCTAGAACCGATGCTTGAACAGCCCGGGTTCTGGGATGATGTGGAACATAGCCAGCAGGTTATGAAAGAATTGAAGAATCTGAAAGATACAATTGAGGAATTTGATGCACTTTCAACACAGTATGAAGATATCGGAACATTGATTGAGATGGCGGAGGAAGAAAATGATGCCGGTCTGATTGATGAGATTGCAGCCGAACTTGCGAGCTTTGAAGAGAAGTTTGAGGAGTTTCGCATCGACACACTTCTTTCTGAAGAATACGATGCGAACAATGCAATTGTTACGATTCATGCAGGGGTCGGTGGTACAGAAGCGTGCGACTGGGCACAGATGTTGTATCGCATGTATACGAGGTTTGCAGAGAAGAAGGGTTTTTCTGTAGAAGTGCTGGATTATCTGGATGGAGAAGAAGCAGGTATCAAATCTGTGACGTTCCGGGTGAATGGACTGCATGCGTATGGATATTTAAAATCCGAGAAAGGTGTGCATCGTCTGGTACGTATTTCTCCGTTTAACGCGGCGGGCAAGCGGCAGACAAGTTTTGCGGCGGTTGATGTGATGCCGGAATTAGATGACAGTATTCAGGTGGAGATCAATCCGGATGATCTGAGGATTGATACATATCGTTCGAGCGGTGCCGGTGGACAGCATATCAACAAGACGAGCTCGGCAATCCGTATTACGCATATTCCGACCGGAATTGTGGTACAATGTCAGAATGAGCGATCCCAGCACAGCAACAAGGATACCGCAATGAAGATGCTTAATGCAAAGCTCTTTATGATGAAAGAAGAAGAAAATAAAGCAAAACTTGCGGGTATTCGTGGAGAGGTGACCGATAATGGCTGGGGAAGTCAGATTCGAAATTATGTTCTGCAGCCGTATACGATGGTGAAGGACGCAAGAACAGGCTTTGAGTGTACGAATGCGCAGGCGGTATTAGATGGCGGCATTGATGGGTTTATCAGTGCATATTTGAAATGGATCAACACGAAGGAAAAAACAGAGTAA